In Anomaloglossus baeobatrachus isolate aAnoBae1 chromosome 2, aAnoBae1.hap1, whole genome shotgun sequence, the DNA window taaggggtactttgcacgctgcgacatcgctagccgatgatagcgaggccgagcgcgatagtccctgcccccgtcgcacatgcaatatcttgtgatagctgtcgtagcgaacattatcactacggcagcttcacatgcacttacctgccctgcaacgtcgctctggccggcgacccgcctccttcctaaggggacgggtcgtgcgacgtcacacggccggcggccaatagaagtggaggggcagagatgagcgggacgtaaacatcccgcccacctccttccttccgtatagccggtgggggcaggttggagatgttcctcgctcctgcggcttcatacacagcgatgtgtgctgccgcaggaacgaggaacaacatcgtatctcctattggtgcgacattatggatatgtccgacactacacagatcaccgatttatgacgcttttgcgtcaATTATCAATTatgagagcgcaaactgtctttttgtattttatgtcatgttcagttatgcacctgttcacacgtcaggtcgatgaggctgagtgcaggcagtcttttttgtctatatcaagagggtcataccttctgaccgtgcacccctcccccagtagccacaggtaatctcattctatatagcaggttcctacgtgcccatacccaGGAGGTTttaaacctagagagaggcttcagaatagcgttaggtacccagttacgagatatgccgtgaaggggcacctgggcagatatacaaatggccaattCTATATGCTAAatgtctcatttttcttagattttccttagcagtaatgcaggtccatgttcacacattcatggtttccatactttagcattatcagagcgcaaactgtcttttttttgtattggtgcatctaggcattacacgttgcgacatagttactggcgccggatgtgcatcactttcgatttgaccccgacgatatcacagtagcgatgtcgcaacgtgcaaagtacccctaagtatccatggttacgaccatgcatataTAGTCAGAGTCAGATAGTGGCTAGTAGTGATAACCAAGGATACCTAAGGTCATGCCCTGACCATGAACTAAGTGACACAgtcaatcaggagaactatactacacttctaattggaggggtttgctaatatttttacacctactacatattgggataggatcttagagatgggaattccCTTTTAATGACAAAGGCGGCACATATCCTCCCCTGTGTTTTATCTAGTTACCTTTTTAAGTGCTGAAGCAAGAAGAGGAAGGTCATGAGATTGGGGTCTGGCAGGGACCGCAGAAGGTGCATCATGCAGTTTTCCCTGGCAGCTGGATCAGACAGAGCTGTAACCATGGAAACACAAGAGGATTAGAAGTCACAAGCAGCGGCACAATCAATCGGGAGGATAAATCCCACAATGGAGCCCTGTGGACAGCTGGACCAGAAGCCATCGGGATGCAGGCCGGCCTAGGAATGGCTGATTACTAATACACGCACACATGGAGATGTATATGGGCAGTGCTCCCCTGAATGTATCCACGGAGATGCAGAGTACAAAAGATAAATAACTAGTAATAATCTATATTAATTGGCTATTTATGCTAATCTGTCGCTTTCCCCAACACTGGCCATCATAGTGTAGAAGAGCAGCCATTAGTGCTTTCTCATGGCACCAATATCACATTGTAAGTAGACAGAGAAAactgtgggaagacgtatggggatCCCTTTCTTCAGGCACTGCAGAGCGTAGCTATAGAGCGCTGCTCCCATTATGGCAGACCTGACGAGTCATTACAGAGATGCCACTGACTTCACTGGCAGGATCTAGAGGTGAGCAAAAAGATTCATCTGGTGCCCAGTCCGGTCCTCAGAGGCAGCCGGACCAGCGCAATCTTCCCCCTTCTACGGCCGGCATCCTCAGCCGGGCAGCCTGGCAAATACTAGGCCTTGCCAGGTCAACTCTGGGTAACCAGACATTCATTTCTGAAGAATCTTCTTGCTCCAATTTTAGATTGGCTTCCCCCTCTCCCGAAACCTAGAAGCACCTTCTGTGAAACAGTGGAGCGATGTATAGTAATGAAGCGGGACACAGCTGTATCATCCACCCTCTGCTGCCGCTCCAGCTTCACTTCGTATGATCCTCTACCCTCACCTCAAATCCAATCCAATAATTGAAGTGATCCAAATCAGCGAAGATTTTAATAAAGTTTGAAAACGTCTGATCACCAGAACttacagccttaaagggaatctgtcaccaggtatttgctccgccatctgagagcagcaaaatgtagagacagagaccctgattccagcgatgtgtcacatactgagcggtttgctgtcattttgacaaaatcaatgcttgctctgcagatctagcagttatacagggctcataaatatgctggactacctggcagtccaccaggtagtcctgtaatgatagtctactgctgattaaacagggattttatcaaaactacactaagcagcctaatCAGTGATGCATCGATGGAATCAGTGCctatacattatgctactctcagattaggtggctaaAAACCTGGTGAAAAAATCATTTTAAAAGggactatcaccaggtttttgccacctaatctgagagcagcatgatgaaggaaaaaagaccgtgattccagcaatgtgtcacttattaggctgcgtagtgtagcttttataaaatcactgtttaattagcaggagattatcattagaggactacttggtgtgctgccaggtagtccagaatattcatgagcgCTGTACAACTGCTGGATccgcagcagagaaaacaatgatttcatcaaaatgacagcaaacagctcagtaagtgacacatcgctggaaacagggtctctgtctctatattatgctgctctcagatgtgggagcaaaatcttggtgacagattccctttaagtccggCTGCTGAACAGCTAAATGGCTTCTATGGATCCTGTGATGTAGCTAATAAATCACAAAtacttgaaaaagaaaaaaaaaaagctaacaaATATTGTAAGGGACTATTAATTGCTAGAATGAGAAGGATTGTTTCATGATTACAGAATGGAAGTGAAAATAGACTTTTACCGATTCCTTCCATGAAAGCCAGATACAGCTTGTCAGTGAGGAGAGGTTCTGGGAGCTCCCGGAAGTAAAGCTTTAATGTCCCCGCGATGGCATTGATGTCCATGTCACTGAGCATCACCAGAATGTCTTTATTATCTAAGAAAGAAATAAAAAGCCATGTAAGGTAAAAATGGTCATAAAACCCAAATCATGTTATGTTATCTATCAAACCCACTTACTGGCATCAAACGCAGCCTTCAAGGCCTGGATATCGGTGGCCACTCCAGATATTCTGTAGATCCCAACCTCCTCAATGCCACGCTTCTCCACCTCCTCTATACATTGACGTACTATATATGGCACCTTGGATCTTTCTCGCCTGGCAGAAGACAGAAGCGTGCTCATTAGGCGAGCAGTAATAAGCTTGGCTTCAGGAGTTCTATACGCCGACATTGGCCCTACTAATTGGTGGAAGTCATAGTAAACTGACAACTTTCCCAAGTGCTCATTAAAATCAAAGGTACGAGGCGAGGATGTTACTGGTGGTTATCTACTTACTTGGTTACCACGCTGATTTTAACTCCAAAAACACCAGTCTGCTTTTTAGAGGGCGTTCTTTTCAAACTCATATCCCGGCTGCTAAACTTCATGGAAAACTCCACTTTAAtctgtccgtaaaaaaaaaaaatataaaaaaaaataaataaaaaaatatcatcaaaaagtgctAATATGTCTACAAGTACAAGTGTTCTACCATGGATCATCATCTACAGTATGTGCAGTAATGACCGGATGACGTGAGAAGGAACATGTTCAGATAATGTGTTCACACTAGGGTCACCTGTACATGATGGAAGCCATGACGCTGTGATTGATCAGATTAAAGGTGTATTCTCAAGTCTGAAAGTTTCCTGTATCCATGAGATATGAAATACCTTCCCAATCGATGGGGGTGCAACCACTGGGACCTCCACCGATCCCAAAAACCGGTGCTCTGTGAATGGAGCGGTGCTAATGTGCCGccccctgcagcggttgaaccgctcggatccgggggtaattgctcgtggctcgagggtctccggacctggggactAGGGGCCACTCTCCAAGTGAAGGTGGGGATTTACAGGGGAGGtgtatatagttcgtgacgccacctgtggtatatggtaactgggagtacccggggtgatggaagggggtAGCTAGGTGACgtggccctccacgggtaggggaaggtccCAGGACTCAGGATGGTGGTGCGGGGTGCAGGgtaagcgcaggctcgctggttgcagggatcaattggtactcactcagcaataaagcagactctATCGTTGAACCAAGACTCTGACTGCCGCTGCCTCTTGAGGtgggctcgtccgggtcccatcccctgcagcactgcctattGGTCTGTGGCCTCTCTCCTGGCACCTAAATTTAGATATTCTCTTGTGGCCTTTCagcctggagctttccgggccccgctccccactgtggctaagtaaaggagaatgctctcaggagctcacgcttgggatttcagttggccgcttgctaggaaagtcctatctcccttgttgcgctagtgccccgatctttgagctggtgggaacagtccatagaggtcctgtcctccgcaTGTTAATTGccgagctgcagcttctccccgccctagagtccgtgtaccccgttgtgccttcggtcccagaccggtgattaggctGCTGACCGTCCATTAAGACTGGTccaaggcacctagcctcaatcccctgcgaccgggagtctgactcctttaggtccaaaccactgtctgcaacctaggattcttctcctctgggagctccaactcccagcttcctcagagctccgcaCAGCTCAAGGGTCAGCACTACTCTGCACGGTCACCTCCCacttccctgcctgacccctaggtggtcaGCCCTATTCCACTTAAGCACTGGTGTGCCTGgcaggtgtggtgcagggtgtcactaggatttgtgaatgctggtggaggcagtactgcaggttaggttcccagaaccatggggggttgagtcctgcacgggaagagaaagattgtgcagagccctgtgatgacctgactagtccagggcgtcacagtagatcATGCGTAATGCTGCTCCCCTCATTCTTATGGGAGTGCCGAAGACCAGCTGAGTGTAGTCCTTGGCTATCTCCAGTGGTCCCAATAAGAATGAATAGTGGCAGTGTGCATGATCATCCACTGCCCCATTCACCCAGTGCTCTTCAGTGTCTTGTTTTCAGGATCAACTGGGATCCTAGTGGTCAGATCCCCAGTGATCAGGTAGTTATCCCCTTATCCTATGAGAAGGGAATAACTTCTAAACTTGAAAATAACCCATTAATGACAGACCTAAGGAACTATTTTTTTGGTAAGCATGCCGAGCGAAGAGAACCCGACATTACAGATATATGAATGAATCCGAAAAATGCTCACCAGTCAGTAGAAGTGGCCGGGCTCAATAAATGGGTCTTATTAATGGAAAATGTGGACACAATATAAAGGACACATGTGGAGGCAATCTGATGCTCTAGTGTTCTGGTGGTGCAATGTCCACTTACATAAAGATCTGAACATTTTCACCAACTGATAAAAGCAGGACTGTCTGCAGCCGAATTACATTTTTTGACACAGTTTCCAACTCAATTAACACTCATCAGGTCTGGGGAATTTTTAAGACAAATACGTGATG includes these proteins:
- the ABR gene encoding active breakpoint cluster region-related protein isoform X6, which produces MTEVMMQTDCNLNSVCEHLEHCCLERMQDAGAKRPANTGARLWGRVRNKLLRQKLDPQAVQSKNWHVDVIEMNGIKVEFSMKFSSRDMSLKRTPSKKQTGVFGVKISVVTKRERSKVPYIVRQCIEEVEKRGIEEVGIYRISGVATDIQALKAAFDANNKDILVMLSDMDINAIAGTLKLYFRELPEPLLTDKLYLAFMEGIALSDPAARENCMMHLLRSLPDPNLMTFLFLLQHLKRVAEKEPINKMSLHNLATVFGPTLLRPSEVESKGHTNLASDIWSHDVMAQVQVLLYYLQHPPISFSELKRNTLYYSTDV